From Endozoicomonas sp. 8E, the proteins below share one genomic window:
- a CDS encoding F-box/WD repeat-containing protein, giving the protein MHEINNSGFEPPLTRARVRALALTGNHQGRSITIADKKEKQKLSLQDLASDTLSMIFCHLKLRDIRSLQKVSTRLRDLIKQDNALAKAWYRQFTSAHQHQLRMTISTKNKDQLRAWFELFSNNKALADSLADRRPTSVYLPGLLFFTKAKLMSECDTFELVTKANIDDLIRIESINVVYSAALSADSRYLVTANGDNTAKIFGHKPDGTWEKKTTIPHEGRIKSAIFSPDGHHLVTASSDGTAKIYDLSCDESWKPNTLIHHNGIVKSASFSSNGRNVLTSSWDDTAKIHSRKNDGSWELTATLPNQSFFYDAIFSIDGCHVLTASDNTVTIYSQKYDGSWEEKDTITHVSNVLSAIFSADTGNLITNTLDRKAKIYGKKANGSWKKNTTIQHSVKSARFSTDNHHLVTVGYDYKVKIYRRKANGSWKVKAIFSHKSSVISANFSPDGRHLVTASIDKTAKIIGQQDDGSWSEKATIVDDDWLSSATFSADGSQVITSSEYGMVKITELRRNHLLSAVTG; this is encoded by the coding sequence ATGCATGAAATCAATAATTCCGGTTTTGAACCTCCACTGACACGAGCTAGAGTCAGAGCGCTGGCATTAACGGGTAACCATCAGGGTAGGTCTATCACAATAGCTGACAAGAAAGAAAAGCAAAAACTTTCGTTACAGGATTTGGCCTCAGATACACTTTCCATGATTTTTTGTCATTTGAAACTTCGGGATATACGCAGTTTACAAAAGGTATCTACCCGTCTTCGCGACCTTATCAAACAAGACAATGCTCTGGCAAAAGCCTGGTATCGTCAGTTTACTTCAGCACATCAGCATCAACTAAGGATGACCATCAGTACAAAAAACAAGGATCAACTCCGGGCATGGTTTGAGTTATTTTCGAATAATAAAGCGTTAGCCGATTCACTCGCAGATCGTCGGCCGACGAGTGTTTATTTACCTGGTCTGTTATTTTTCACCAAGGCAAAGCTGATGTCTGAATGTGATACCTTTGAATTGGTTACTAAAGCCAACATTGACGATCTCATCCGAATTGAAAGCATCAATGTAGTCTACTCGGCCGCACTCAGTGCCGATAGCCGCTATCTGGTGACCGCCAATGGAGACAATACGGCAAAAATCTTCGGCCATAAGCCTGATGGAACATGGGAAAAAAAAACCACCATTCCCCATGAAGGACGGATCAAATCAGCAATTTTCAGCCCCGATGGTCATCATCTAGTCACCGCCAGTTCGGATGGTACGGCGAAGATATATGATCTGAGTTGTGATGAATCATGGAAGCCAAACACCCTCATTCACCATAATGGTATCGTCAAATCAGCTAGCTTCAGCAGCAATGGTCGAAATGTCCTGACCTCCAGTTGGGATGATACAGCTAAAATCCATAGTCGAAAGAACGATGGATCATGGGAGCTAACGGCCACCCTTCCCAATCAGTCTTTTTTCTATGATGCCATTTTCAGCATCGATGGCTGCCATGTATTAACCGCCTCTGATAACACGGTGACAATCTATAGCCAAAAGTACGATGGATCATGGGAAGAAAAAGATACCATTACCCATGTTAGTAACGTCTTGTCAGCCATCTTCAGCGCCGACACTGGCAATCTGATCACCAACACTCTTGATCGGAAGGCGAAAATCTATGGCAAGAAGGCCAATGGATCATGGAAAAAAAATACCACCATTCAACACTCGGTCAAATCAGCCAGATTCAGCACCGATAACCACCATCTGGTGACTGTCGGCTACGATTACAAAGTAAAAATTTACCGCAGAAAAGCCAATGGCTCGTGGAAAGTAAAAGCCATCTTTTCCCATAAGAGTTCCGTCATATCAGCCAACTTCAGCCCCGATGGCCGCCATCTTGTGACTGCCAGCATTGATAAAACAGCGAAAATCATTGGCCAGCAAGATGATGGGTCATGGTCAGAAAAAGCCACCATTGTCGATGATGACTGGCTCTCATCGGCCACCTTTAGCGCTGATGGCAGCCAGGTGATTACCTCCAGCGAGTATGGCATGGTGAAAATCACTGAACTGCGAAGGAATCATTTATTGTCTGCTGTCACTGGATAA
- a CDS encoding Fic family protein produces MTDCSPTLWIWQNKDWPQFHWQEEAVLPLLREVRFSLGVLLGKASATQCDKAEASALDTLLENIITSSAIEGERLNVQSVRSSLAKRLNLEGTDNAAYPTSERTEGLAEMMLDAISNLDAPLSLDRLCQWHRCLFPNTEFTFHKVQAGQLRGDEPMQVVSGRIDRPTVHFEAPPRSVLTSELERFFDWFNQSRNDPKCDPLLRAAISHFWFVTLHPFDDGNGRLTRAITDLALAQADAQSIRLCAVSSAILDNRKAYYQILEQSQRGEVDITHWLLWFLQMLDETIKASLRKIDRTLNKTRFWQAFHDTGLSNEQIKVLNRLLDGGEKGFESGISASQYQKVAKVSKATATRHLSDLLYKGCIEKLPGGGRSTRYRVVRK; encoded by the coding sequence ATGACCGATTGTTCACCAACACTGTGGATCTGGCAAAACAAAGACTGGCCCCAGTTTCACTGGCAAGAAGAGGCTGTATTACCTCTGCTCAGAGAAGTTCGCTTCAGCCTGGGAGTCCTTTTAGGAAAAGCCAGCGCTACCCAGTGTGATAAAGCAGAAGCCTCTGCACTGGACACCCTGCTGGAAAACATCATCACCTCTTCTGCCATCGAAGGTGAACGCCTTAATGTCCAGTCTGTCCGGTCATCACTGGCGAAACGCCTGAATCTCGAAGGCACTGATAACGCTGCCTACCCGACTTCCGAGCGAACTGAAGGGTTGGCAGAAATGATGCTGGATGCGATCTCTAACCTGGATGCCCCACTCAGCCTGGATCGTCTTTGCCAATGGCACCGCTGTCTGTTTCCCAATACGGAGTTTACCTTTCACAAGGTTCAGGCAGGTCAGTTAAGGGGCGATGAACCCATGCAGGTGGTGTCCGGACGTATTGATCGGCCCACCGTTCATTTTGAAGCACCGCCAAGAAGTGTATTGACATCAGAGCTGGAGCGATTCTTTGATTGGTTTAACCAGAGCAGAAACGATCCAAAGTGCGATCCCCTGCTTCGTGCTGCCATCAGTCATTTCTGGTTTGTGACTCTACACCCTTTTGATGATGGTAATGGGCGATTAACCCGGGCTATTACCGACCTGGCCCTGGCACAAGCCGATGCCCAAAGCATCCGGCTCTGCGCCGTGTCCAGCGCGATTCTGGATAATCGCAAAGCCTATTATCAGATTCTGGAACAATCCCAGCGAGGGGAGGTGGACATCACCCACTGGCTACTCTGGTTTTTGCAGATGCTCGATGAAACGATCAAAGCCTCCTTGAGAAAGATTGACCGTACACTTAACAAAACGCGGTTCTGGCAGGCATTTCATGATACAGGGCTTTCCAATGAGCAAATCAAAGTGCTTAACCGGCTGCTCGATGGAGGAGAGAAGGGCTTTGAATCCGGGATCAGTGCATCGCAATACCAGAAGGTAGCAAAAGTCAGCAAGGCCACAGCTACCCGACATCTGTCTGATTTATTGTATAAAGGGTGTATTGAGAAATTGCCGGGGGGTGGGCGCAGTACCCGGTATCGGGTCGTTCGTAAATGA
- a CDS encoding cyclin-dependent kinase inhibitor 3 family protein — MRTSQSNPLLIDSVSIPGGGILGMAIAPGKKGQSMVAEDWNRDLPTDIATIKKWGAVLVISLIEEHEFHMLGISELEDEVNKAGMKWLHLPIKDFSIPDARFEQQWQQSVNTIYRYLDQGKKVLVHCRGGLGRTGLLVARLLMDYGASCDEAITNVREARIGAIETREQEDYVRSMPSGNHPVTSKAKKV; from the coding sequence ATGCGAACATCACAATCAAATCCTTTACTCATTGATAGCGTTTCTATTCCTGGAGGTGGAATTCTGGGCATGGCCATTGCACCCGGTAAAAAGGGGCAGTCAATGGTTGCAGAGGACTGGAACCGGGATCTGCCTACAGACATTGCCACTATAAAAAAATGGGGTGCAGTGCTGGTGATTTCTCTGATTGAAGAACATGAGTTCCACATGCTGGGTATCAGTGAGCTTGAAGATGAGGTTAACAAAGCAGGTATGAAGTGGCTGCATTTGCCGATAAAAGATTTCTCCATTCCTGATGCCCGATTTGAACAACAGTGGCAGCAGTCTGTTAATACGATTTATCGTTACCTGGATCAGGGGAAGAAAGTATTGGTTCATTGCCGTGGAGGGCTTGGACGCACAGGATTGTTGGTTGCCAGACTGCTAATGGACTATGGGGCATCGTGTGATGAGGCTATTACAAATGTACGAGAAGCCCGGATCGGAGCCATAGAAACCAGGGAGCAGGAAGATTACGTGCGATCTATGCCCTCAGGCAATCACCCTGTCACCAGTAAAGCAAAAAAAGTTTAA
- a CDS encoding trypsin-like serine protease gives MHYFGLVFLIVYSGCIFALDRQKRYTEPTEVVAPGLLPWVVKMTDASGTFTGVLISDRHIVTVAHALDTFSDTDCLKAHFKNALAPFSVRASRYILHSKFDSSRIIYNYDFAIIELDQKISLDEKGIKLPLIDNKTYLTNDLYKINPIYAVAYSDHDALEKVILTWLSVKNSVYELNYAGYGEDGNSGGPLFYSMNDTAYLLGLLDASSGVAGGVIIFEALSKYLDFIEDNTSLKKSQKDNWKDVICIFDITVGIGAGVVGTLLGITAILCVSKKLKETRLTGEAI, from the coding sequence ATGCACTATTTTGGGCTGGTTTTTCTGATTGTTTACTCTGGTTGCATTTTTGCATTAGATAGGCAAAAGCGATACACAGAACCCACTGAAGTTGTTGCACCTGGTTTGCTGCCTTGGGTTGTTAAAATGACAGATGCTAGTGGCACTTTCACTGGAGTATTGATTTCAGATAGACATATAGTAACGGTTGCTCACGCGTTAGATACTTTTTCTGATACTGACTGCCTTAAGGCTCATTTTAAAAATGCTTTGGCTCCATTCTCGGTTAGAGCAAGCAGATATATATTACACTCGAAATTTGATTCTTCACGAATTATTTATAATTATGACTTTGCGATCATTGAACTGGATCAAAAAATATCTCTGGATGAGAAAGGTATAAAGCTACCCTTAATCGATAATAAAACATATTTAACAAATGATTTATATAAAATTAATCCCATTTACGCTGTTGCTTATTCAGATCATGATGCCTTGGAGAAAGTGATTCTGACATGGTTATCAGTCAAAAATTCTGTTTATGAGTTAAATTATGCTGGTTATGGAGAAGATGGCAATTCGGGAGGGCCTCTGTTCTACAGCATGAACGATACTGCATATTTATTAGGATTACTTGACGCAAGCTCTGGCGTGGCTGGTGGCGTAATTATCTTCGAAGCCCTATCAAAATATCTTGATTTTATCGAAGATAATACCAGTTTAAAAAAGTCTCAAAAAGATAATTGGAAGGACGTTATTTGTATTTTTGATATTACTGTTGGCATTGGAGCTGGTGTTGTTGGCACTCTTCTTGGAATAACAGCCATTTTATGTGTAAGTAAAAAACTCAAAGAAACCCGCTTGACAGGAGAAGCAATATAA
- a CDS encoding F-box/WD repeat-containing protein, whose amino-acid sequence MHGINSSGYEPPLTRARARALALTGNNAGRSVSVADKKEKQKLSLQDLASDTLSMIFCHLNLRDIRSLKMVSTRLRDLIKQDNALAKGWYRQFSSPHQEQLRMAMAIKNEHQLRAWFEPFSNDQALVNALIDRRPGGVYSPALLFFTRAELMSKCETFELITKATIDKTYKANSAHLNAEDQIGVRLLNKVNSAALSANGRYLVTANGDRTAKIYDHKPDGSWEIKTTIPHEGSVKSAIFSPDSHHLVTVSSNCRAKIYDLECDEPREPKTTIIHNGVIKSATFSTDGRHVLTASLDKTAKIHSQKDDGSWVLSAILTHYRSLESATFSTDGRYVLTASLDNTLKIYSQKDDGSWEKKDIIPHTGFVISATFSADSSYVATAGVDGRAKIYGKRADGSWEESAFTQGEPVNSATFSPDSRHLVTTGDRGIVKIYGRKANGSWKEKATFSHKDWVSSATFSPDGRHLVTASRDKTAKIIGQQDDGSWSEKATIVHNDWLSSATFSADGSQVITSSEDGIVKITELRRNHLLSAVSE is encoded by the coding sequence ATGCATGGAATCAATAGTTCCGGTTACGAGCCACCACTGACGCGAGCTCGAGCCAGAGCGCTGGCACTAACGGGTAACAATGCAGGCAGGTCCGTCTCTGTTGCTGACAAGAAAGAAAAGCAAAAACTTTCATTGCAAGATTTAGCCTCAGATACACTTTCCATGATTTTTTGCCATTTGAACCTTCGGGATATTCGCAGTTTAAAAATGGTATCTACCCGTCTTCGCGACCTTATCAAACAAGATAACGCTCTGGCAAAAGGCTGGTATCGCCAGTTTTCTTCACCGCACCAGGAGCAACTGAGGATGGCCATGGCTATAAAAAATGAGCATCAACTCCGTGCGTGGTTTGAGCCGTTTTCCAATGATCAGGCGTTAGTCAATGCGCTCATAGATCGCCGGCCCGGGGGTGTTTATTCACCTGCGCTGTTATTTTTCACCAGGGCTGAGCTGATGTCTAAATGTGAAACATTTGAATTAATCACTAAAGCCACGATTGACAAAACTTATAAAGCCAACTCAGCCCACCTCAACGCTGAAGATCAAATCGGTGTGAGACTCCTCAATAAAGTCAACTCAGCAGCGCTCAGTGCTAATGGCCGTTACCTGGTCACCGCCAATGGGGACCGAACGGCAAAAATCTACGACCACAAGCCTGATGGATCATGGGAAATAAAAACAACCATTCCTCATGAAGGATCGGTCAAATCAGCGATTTTCAGCCCCGATAGTCACCATCTGGTAACCGTCAGTAGTAATTGCAGAGCGAAGATATATGATCTGGAGTGTGATGAACCACGGGAACCAAAAACCACCATTATTCATAATGGGGTCATCAAATCAGCCACCTTCAGCACCGATGGTCGACATGTACTGACCGCCAGTTTGGATAAGACAGCGAAAATCCATAGCCAGAAGGATGATGGATCATGGGTGTTATCAGCCATCCTTACCCATTACAGATCTCTCGAATCAGCCACTTTCAGCACCGATGGCCGCTATGTGTTAACCGCCAGTCTGGATAATACACTGAAAATCTATAGCCAGAAGGACGATGGATCATGGGAAAAAAAAGATATCATTCCCCATACTGGTTTTGTCATTTCAGCCACCTTCAGCGCCGATAGTAGCTATGTGGCCACTGCCGGTGTGGATGGCAGGGCGAAAATCTATGGCAAGAGGGCCGATGGATCATGGGAAGAAAGTGCCTTCACTCAAGGGGAACCTGTCAACTCGGCCACCTTCAGCCCCGACAGCCGACATCTAGTGACTACCGGCGACCGTGGCATAGTGAAAATTTACGGCAGAAAAGCCAATGGCTCGTGGAAAGAAAAAGCCACCTTTTCCCATAAGGATTGGGTCTCATCCGCCACCTTCAGCCCTGATGGCCGCCATCTGGTGACTGCCAGCCGGGACAAAACGGCGAAAATCATTGGTCAGCAGGATGATGGTTCATGGTCAGAAAAAGCCACCATTGTTCATAATGACTGGCTCTCATCGGCCACCTTTAGCGCCGACGGCAGCCAGGTGATCACCTCCAGCGAGGATGGCATAGTGAAAATCACTGAACTGCGAAGGAATCATTTATTGTCTGCTGTCAGTGAGTGA
- a CDS encoding alkyl/aryl-sulfatase: MKPTQTLSAITIAILASFNASAEYTSLEDYQGKPATAHTQRANQNLAKNLPWKDVSAFERTRKGLIAEFGNHAAGELKNRFQYMTDMSIDEIPATVNPSIWRQGMLNYTAGGLYQVTDGVYQIRGADLSNMTIYRSENGYVIHDPLLSRETAAAAWDFAKTHLPEINGEHKITGMIYSHMHADHFGGSRGVYESGNFAEGAQIYAPKDFIKELADENVIAGTAMGRRANYQYGTTLTNSTKGIVDNALGLGTSRGEVTLVAPTTEITSREKVINIDGLEFYAINMPGAEAPAEMVLYVPQYRSLNTAELTYDGMHNIYTFRGAKVRDALVWTKYLTELKMRFVDSGMVDSIHAAHSAPVWNDLATENNEIAEYMTLQRDNYGFIHNQAMRLANHGTTINDVGREIEKLVPEVQKQTWHTNGYHGSYSHNARAVVNLYLGYHDMNPVNTNPLETRDKSCVYVEAAGAEALYRAGVSNFNNGQYQEASQLFNDLVQCHPDNLDYRYALADSFEQQGYQSETMAWRNSYLQGAVELRTGEIKPSIKLASADVIANTPTGMFLDFLAVRLNAEKAEQAGLDFSFGLYHPDLEQRFFGEVSNANMSNIEVETLPETDVELVIEKTDLTKMALGQTSLQALLKSGDAEIKGNAELIEKLSATLDNFDGMFEIIPMPAS; encoded by the coding sequence ATGAAACCGACACAGACTCTCTCAGCCATTACCATTGCTATTCTTGCGTCGTTTAATGCAAGTGCTGAATATACCAGCCTCGAGGACTATCAGGGCAAACCTGCCACTGCCCATACTCAACGAGCAAACCAGAATCTGGCAAAAAACCTGCCATGGAAAGATGTATCCGCTTTTGAACGTACCCGCAAAGGGCTGATTGCAGAATTTGGCAATCATGCTGCGGGAGAGCTGAAAAATCGTTTTCAGTACATGACGGATATGTCGATTGACGAAATACCTGCCACGGTCAATCCGTCTATCTGGCGTCAGGGTATGCTGAATTATACGGCCGGCGGCTTGTATCAGGTGACGGATGGTGTCTATCAGATTCGCGGGGCTGATCTATCCAATATGACCATTTATCGCTCCGAAAACGGCTATGTCATTCACGATCCGCTGTTGTCCCGGGAAACAGCCGCAGCTGCCTGGGATTTTGCCAAAACACACCTGCCTGAAATCAATGGTGAGCATAAAATTACTGGAATGATCTACTCCCATATGCATGCTGATCACTTTGGTGGTTCCAGGGGTGTCTATGAGTCCGGCAACTTCGCCGAAGGTGCGCAAATCTACGCACCAAAGGATTTCATCAAAGAGCTGGCTGACGAAAATGTCATCGCCGGTACGGCTATGGGCCGCCGGGCAAACTATCAATATGGAACAACGTTAACCAATAGTACCAAAGGCATCGTTGACAATGCTCTGGGGTTGGGTACGTCGAGGGGCGAGGTCACTCTTGTGGCGCCTACGACAGAAATTACGTCACGTGAAAAAGTGATCAATATTGATGGTCTGGAGTTTTACGCCATAAATATGCCGGGCGCTGAAGCACCCGCGGAAATGGTGCTCTATGTTCCGCAATATCGCTCACTCAATACCGCTGAACTCACTTATGACGGCATGCATAATATCTACACTTTCCGGGGAGCAAAAGTTCGTGATGCACTGGTCTGGACCAAGTATCTGACTGAACTGAAAATGCGTTTTGTGGATTCCGGAATGGTTGACAGTATTCACGCTGCACACTCAGCACCGGTTTGGAATGATCTAGCCACTGAAAACAACGAAATTGCCGAGTATATGACCCTGCAACGGGATAACTATGGCTTTATTCACAATCAGGCCATGCGCCTGGCCAACCATGGCACCACTATTAACGACGTAGGTCGTGAAATTGAGAAGTTGGTGCCAGAGGTTCAAAAACAGACCTGGCACACCAATGGCTACCACGGTTCATACAGTCACAACGCCCGCGCGGTGGTCAATTTATATCTCGGTTATCACGATATGAACCCGGTAAACACCAACCCGCTTGAAACCAGAGACAAGTCTTGTGTTTATGTCGAGGCAGCGGGTGCAGAGGCACTCTATAGAGCAGGAGTTTCAAACTTCAATAACGGGCAATATCAAGAAGCATCCCAGCTGTTCAATGATCTGGTGCAATGTCACCCGGATAACCTGGATTATCGCTATGCACTGGCTGACAGCTTTGAGCAACAGGGTTATCAGTCAGAAACCATGGCGTGGCGCAACTCCTACCTGCAAGGTGCAGTGGAGTTAAGAACCGGAGAGATCAAACCATCCATTAAGCTGGCTTCTGCCGATGTTATTGCTAATACGCCAACAGGCATGTTTCTCGACTTTCTGGCGGTTCGCCTGAATGCCGAAAAAGCGGAGCAGGCGGGTTTAGACTTTAGTTTTGGCCTTTACCACCCGGACTTGGAGCAGCGTTTCTTTGGTGAAGTTTCAAACGCCAATATGAGTAATATAGAAGTGGAAACACTGCCGGAAACGGATGTTGAACTGGTCATTGAAAAAACTGACCTGACAAAAATGGCGCTGGGTCAAACTTCCCTCCAAGCCCTCCTGAAATCCGGTGATGCTGAGATCAAAGGCAACGCAGAGCTGATAGAAAAGCTGTCAGCAACTCTGGATAACTTTGACGGAATGTTTGAGATCATTCCAATGCCTGCCAGCTAA
- a CDS encoding RtcB family protein yields the protein MPVITLLEGTDSRKPVKIWTDEVSPQALEQMRKVASLPFIHKHVAGMPDIHLGKGATIGSVIATTEAIIPAAVGVDIGCGMNAVQLSLKASDLPDSLLAIRHDIEKVIPLGAGGQHKEAQLAGDSSVARGLQRILEKHPDIVHRGNRDKFVRQMGSLGSGNHFIELCLDEQDNVWIMLHSGSRGIGNQIGQYFIHLARKDMERQQIHLPDRDLGYLKEGSDHFDDYVEAVVWAQNYALLNREHMMNSILNVLHQHLKPFTVINEAINCHHNFVEQELHDGQQVWVTRKGAIRARKNELGIIPGSMGARSYIIRGRGNPEAFCSCAHGAGRSMSRTAAKKAFSVRDLEDQTQGIECRKDKGVLDEIPAAYKNIDKVMSLQNDLVEVVCTLRQIVNVKG from the coding sequence ATGCCGGTGATTACTTTATTAGAGGGAACTGATAGCCGAAAGCCAGTTAAGATTTGGACGGATGAAGTCAGCCCACAGGCACTTGAGCAGATGCGTAAAGTCGCCAGCCTGCCCTTTATTCACAAACATGTGGCTGGCATGCCTGATATCCATCTGGGCAAAGGTGCAACAATAGGGTCTGTTATTGCTACCACAGAAGCCATTATTCCTGCAGCAGTTGGCGTCGATATAGGTTGTGGTATGAATGCAGTTCAGTTATCACTGAAAGCCTCTGATCTGCCGGACAGCCTTCTGGCCATTCGGCATGATATTGAAAAGGTTATTCCCCTTGGAGCCGGCGGACAGCATAAAGAAGCACAACTAGCCGGAGATTCATCGGTTGCTCGTGGCTTACAACGTATTCTGGAAAAGCATCCGGATATTGTCCATAGAGGCAATCGGGACAAGTTTGTTCGTCAGATGGGCAGCCTGGGTTCTGGCAACCACTTTATTGAACTGTGCCTGGATGAACAAGACAACGTATGGATAATGCTGCATTCCGGAAGCCGGGGCATTGGTAACCAGATAGGTCAGTACTTTATTCATCTGGCTCGAAAAGACATGGAAAGGCAGCAGATTCATCTGCCCGACAGAGACCTCGGCTACCTGAAGGAAGGCTCGGACCACTTTGATGATTACGTTGAAGCCGTGGTATGGGCACAAAACTACGCCCTGCTGAACCGGGAGCACATGATGAACAGTATTCTTAACGTATTGCACCAGCATCTGAAACCGTTCACCGTCATCAATGAAGCCATTAACTGCCACCACAACTTTGTTGAGCAGGAGCTACATGATGGCCAGCAAGTCTGGGTAACTCGTAAAGGAGCCATCCGGGCCAGAAAGAACGAACTGGGCATTATACCCGGCTCTATGGGGGCCAGGTCTTACATTATCCGTGGCAGAGGCAATCCCGAAGCATTTTGCAGCTGCGCTCATGGGGCTGGCCGGAGCATGTCCCGTACCGCTGCCAAAAAAGCCTTCTCTGTTCGTGATCTTGAAGATCAGACACAGGGCATAGAGTGCAGAAAGGACAAAGGCGTACTGGATGAAATTCCCGCTGCTTACAAAAATATCGATAAGGTCATGAGCCTGCAGAACGATCTGGTTGAGGTCGTGTGTACACTGCGACAGATCGTCAATGTGAAAGGCTAG
- a CDS encoding F-box/WD repeat-containing protein, translating to MHGVNSSGFEPPLTRARTRALALSGNNAGRSVSVADNKEKQKLSLQDLDLDTLSMIFCHLKLRDIRSLQMVSTRLHDVIKQDNALAKAWYRQFSSSHQEQLRMAMATKNENQIRAWFESFSNDQALVNSFADHRTEGFYLPGLLFFTKTELMSKCDTFELVTKAAIDKTYKANSTASFDEHMRMFRLSSLHSVVISADGRYLVTANGDDTANIFRCKADGTWEKKTNIPHTGRLRKVIFSPDSQHIVTTIGSHGQKIYIHRCNKSWEPNITISHRGWITSVSFSADSQHLVTAGLDTVVKIHSQKEDQSWELTATLPRTSVYSANFSTDGCHLVTACSDKMARVYSKKDGGLWEEKDAIPHNGPVLSASFSADGRYVVSASEDCKAKIYEKQSDGSWKENTVTQHWNTVNLATFSPDSRHLVTASEDGTVKICSRKASGLWEERASFSHKFLIESAAFSPDGRHVLTNAYHKKTVKIIGQQDDGSWSEKATIVHDVVVTSATFNADGSQVITSSEDGIVKIIELRRYHSWSVVTE from the coding sequence ATGCATGGAGTCAATAGTTCCGGTTTTGAACCACCACTGACGCGAGCTCGAACCAGAGCGCTGGCACTATCGGGTAACAATGCGGGCAGGTCCGTCTCTGTTGCTGACAACAAAGAAAAGCAGAAACTTTCATTGCAAGATTTAGACTTAGATACACTTTCCATGATTTTTTGCCATTTGAAACTTCGGGATATTCGCAGTTTACAAATGGTGTCTACCCGTCTTCACGACGTTATCAAGCAAGATAACGCACTGGCAAAAGCCTGGTATCGGCAGTTTTCTTCATCGCACCAGGAGCAACTGAGGATGGCCATGGCTACAAAAAACGAGAATCAAATTCGTGCGTGGTTTGAGTCGTTTTCGAATGATCAGGCGTTAGTCAATTCATTCGCAGATCACCGAACGGAGGGTTTTTATTTACCAGGTCTGTTATTCTTCACCAAAACTGAGCTGATGTCTAAATGTGATACCTTTGAATTAGTCACTAAAGCCGCCATCGACAAAACTTATAAAGCCAACTCGACCGCCAGCTTTGACGAGCACATGCGTATGTTTCGCCTCAGTAGTCTCCACTCTGTCGTAATCAGTGCTGACGGTCGCTATCTGGTCACCGCCAATGGTGACGATACAGCAAACATCTTCCGCTGCAAGGCTGATGGAACATGGGAAAAAAAAACCAATATTCCCCATACCGGAAGGCTCAGAAAAGTAATTTTCAGCCCGGATAGTCAACATATTGTGACCACCATTGGGAGTCACGGGCAGAAGATATATATTCACAGGTGCAATAAATCGTGGGAACCAAACATCACCATTTCCCATCGTGGTTGGATCACATCAGTCAGCTTCAGCGCCGATAGTCAGCATTTGGTGACCGCCGGTTTGGATACTGTAGTGAAAATCCATAGCCAAAAGGAGGATCAATCATGGGAGTTAACAGCTACCCTTCCCAGGACTTCTGTCTATTCAGCCAATTTCAGTACAGATGGCTGCCACCTGGTAACCGCCTGTAGCGATAAGATGGCGCGAGTCTATAGCAAGAAGGACGGTGGATTATGGGAAGAAAAAGATGCCATCCCTCATAATGGGCCTGTCCTGTCAGCCAGCTTCAGCGCCGATGGTCGTTATGTGGTCTCCGCCAGTGAGGATTGCAAGGCGAAAATCTACGAGAAGCAATCCGATGGATCATGGAAAGAAAATACCGTCACTCAACACTGGAATACCGTCAACCTGGCCACCTTCAGCCCCGATAGCCGCCATCTGGTGACTGCCAGCGAGGATGGCACAGTGAAAATTTGTAGCAGAAAAGCCAGTGGCTTATGGGAAGAAAGGGCCAGCTTTTCTCATAAATTTCTGATCGAATCAGCCGCCTTCAGCCCTGATGGCCGCCATGTTCTGACTAATGCCTACCATAAAAAAACGGTGAAAATCATTGGTCAGCAGGATGATGGGTCATGGTCAGAAAAAGCCACCATTGTCCATGATGTCGTGGTCACATCGGCCACCTTTAACGCCGATGGCAGCCAGGTGATCACCTCCAGCGAGGATGGCATAGTAAAAATCATTGAACTGCGAAGGTATCATTCATGGTCTGTTGTCACTGAGTGA